CGACCATAGCCCACCTCGAGTTGCTGGGGCCGATCATCCACGTGCACCTCGACGTCGGCCGCCCGCTCATCGCGGCAGTCACCGCGGCGTCGGCCGGCGCGATGGGGCTGCATCGCGGCGCGCGCGTGATGGTGGCGGTCAAGGCGACGGCCGTTCGTCTGGTCTAGGGTCTCGACGGAATGCCCCCCCGCATCATCCATCTCGACCTCGACGCATTCTTCGTGGAAGTGTGCCGACAGCGCGACCCGGCACTCCGCGACGTCGAGCTGCTCATCGTGGGCGGCAGCCGGCATACGCGAGGCGTCGTGCAGTCGGCGTCATATGGGGCCCGGCGGTTCGGCGTGCACGCCGGGATGCCGATCGCCGAGGCGCGGCGGAGGTGCCCGGGCGCCACGTTCGCACACGGCGGGTTCGCCCACTACCGCGAGGCCTCGCGCGCCGTTCGGCGGGTGCTGGATGGCTTCTCGCCCACCGTGGTGATGGCATCGCTCGACGAAGCGTACCTCGACTTTGCGGGCACCGAGCAGCTGCACCCCGTCTCGCTGCTCCCGCTGGGCGAAGCGCTCCGCGACGCCGTGAGGCGCGAGACCGGGCTCGAGTGCAGCATGGGAATCGCACCCAACCGGATGGTCGCCAAGCTGGCGTCAGATTGCGCCAAGCCCCGCGGCTTGATGGAGGTGCGCGCCGGATGGGAGGAGGGGTTTCTCGCGGGGCTACCGCTCCGGGCGCTGCCGGGTGTCGGACCCCGAACGGCGGAGCGGTGGGCGGCGCTCGGTCTCACCAACGTGGCCCAGGTGCAGCAGATGGACCGCGCCGGGCTCGAGCGGATCGTGGGCCCGGACGCAAAGCTGCTCAAGCTTCGGGCGCACGGCTACGGCGGCAGCGCGCTCCGGGCGGACCGCCTGCCACGCTCGGTGAGCCGCGAAACGACGCTGGCGCGCGATGCGCGTGATCCGGCGGAGCTCGCGTCGATTCTCGCGTTGCTCACCGCGCGCGTGGCGGGACAACTTCGTGAGGAGCATCTCGTCGCGCGCACCGTGGCGCTCAAGCTCCGGCACGATGACTTCCGCACGGTCACGCGCCGAGTCACGCTGGACCATGCTACCGATCTTGACGCCGAACTGTACGGTGGGGCGGCCGCACTGCTTCGGGGCGCCTTTGCCGAGGTCCGGCGCCGCAATCGGGGCGTACGGCTCATCGGCATCGCGGCGACCGGCCTTGCGACGGCAGCGGACCGCGACCTGTTCGAGCCGCCGGAGCGCGCCAGGCTGCGCCAGTTGACGCGCGCGGTGGACGTCGTTCGCGAGCGGTTCGGGTTCGAAGCGATGATGCAGGCGCGGTTGCTTCGTTACAGGCGAGGTTCGGCGCCGTAGCGCCGCGCGGCCGGCACGACCGCCACCTCCAGAGACTAGCGCGCCGGGAAGTTCTCGCTGTTGAACCGGAGTCCCACGACGCGATTGCGCGCCTCGGCCACAGGACCGACATCGCGAAACTCCGCGGTGTGCCCAGCCGAATCGGCCGCGCGGACGGTGCTGTTGCCGTAGAGCCGGTAGTAGCCGATGAAAACGCGCTGGGCACCGGGCCGCACCGCGCAACCGCAGTCGAGCGCACCCGCGAGCCCCGCGTTCACCGTGATCCGGAGCA
This genomic interval from Gemmatimonadales bacterium contains the following:
- the dinB gene encoding DNA polymerase IV, whose protein sequence is MPPRIIHLDLDAFFVEVCRQRDPALRDVELLIVGGSRHTRGVVQSASYGARRFGVHAGMPIAEARRRCPGATFAHGGFAHYREASRAVRRVLDGFSPTVVMASLDEAYLDFAGTEQLHPVSLLPLGEALRDAVRRETGLECSMGIAPNRMVAKLASDCAKPRGLMEVRAGWEEGFLAGLPLRALPGVGPRTAERWAALGLTNVAQVQQMDRAGLERIVGPDAKLLKLRAHGYGGSALRADRLPRSVSRETTLARDARDPAELASILALLTARVAGQLREEHLVARTVALKLRHDDFRTVTRRVTLDHATDLDAELYGGAAALLRGAFAEVRRRNRGVRLIGIAATGLATAADRDLFEPPERARLRQLTRAVDVVRERFGFEAMMQARLLRYRRGSAP